In Flavobacterium cerinum, one genomic interval encodes:
- a CDS encoding Eco57I restriction-modification methylase domain-containing protein, with the protein MTKNININPFNEELPSEYADRLGIYYTKQVTAKHKKDNGQFFTPIPIARLMASYCKEGDTTVKILDPGCGTAILTCTLIEHLVNTKINIEVIELVVYETDECLVPFSTRVLEYIKSWLKKRDIILNYVLNQYDFILDNYKALQKNYRSELFDFIISNPPYFKLAKDDVKTIAAKELVSGQPNIYSIFMGIAAKLLADRGELIFITPRSFASGNYFKAFRELFFNTVQIDTIHLFNSRKDTFNRDSVLQETVIIKAIKESIDPNKRVLVSSSNGIIDISEPVIKHFNSSELIDLSSREKILHLPTSDKEESILNLVSSWENFLSDFNIKISTGPVVSFRSKQFLQDNYENGTVFLAPLFWLHNVGKMILEWPKEFKDKEKYIRLENASKSILIPNKNYIFLRRFSTKDDKSRLIAAPYFCNYIKSDFIGVENKVNYIYRKNGHLNRDEMVGLCALLNSELFDTYFQIFNGNVNVSATELREMRLPPLDDIIRIGNRIILSNDYSMANVNTIINEIYELEAIMN; encoded by the coding sequence ATGACAAAGAATATAAATATCAATCCTTTCAACGAAGAATTGCCAAGTGAATATGCAGACAGGCTAGGTATTTATTACACTAAACAGGTAACCGCAAAACATAAGAAAGACAACGGTCAATTTTTTACTCCTATACCAATTGCACGTCTGATGGCATCCTATTGTAAAGAGGGAGACACAACCGTCAAGATATTAGACCCTGGTTGCGGAACAGCTATTTTAACATGCACTTTAATTGAACATTTAGTAAATACAAAAATAAATATCGAAGTAATTGAACTAGTTGTCTACGAAACCGACGAATGCTTAGTTCCTTTTTCTACCAGAGTTTTAGAATATATTAAGAGTTGGCTTAAGAAGAGAGATATTATATTAAATTATGTACTCAATCAATACGACTTTATTCTTGATAATTATAAAGCACTACAAAAAAACTATAGAAGTGAGCTATTTGATTTTATAATTTCAAACCCACCGTATTTTAAACTGGCTAAAGATGATGTAAAAACAATAGCGGCAAAAGAACTCGTTAGCGGACAACCAAATATTTATTCCATTTTTATGGGAATAGCTGCAAAACTTCTTGCAGATAGAGGGGAGCTCATTTTTATAACCCCAAGAAGTTTCGCATCAGGCAATTACTTCAAAGCTTTTAGAGAATTGTTTTTTAACACAGTCCAAATAGATACGATACATTTATTCAATTCGAGAAAAGACACATTTAACCGAGATAGTGTTCTACAGGAGACCGTTATAATAAAAGCCATCAAGGAATCAATAGATCCTAACAAAAGGGTTCTTGTTTCTTCGAGCAATGGTATAATCGATATTTCTGAACCTGTCATAAAGCACTTTAATTCTTCCGAACTAATAGATCTCTCTTCAAGAGAAAAGATATTACATTTACCAACTAGCGACAAAGAAGAGAGCATTTTAAACTTAGTCTCGTCATGGGAAAATTTCTTATCAGATTTTAATATCAAAATTTCTACGGGACCAGTTGTATCTTTTCGTTCAAAACAGTTTCTCCAAGACAATTATGAAAATGGAACCGTATTCTTAGCTCCTTTGTTTTGGCTACATAATGTAGGTAAAATGATTTTGGAATGGCCAAAAGAGTTCAAAGACAAAGAAAAATATATAAGATTAGAAAATGCTTCGAAATCCATATTGATCCCAAACAAGAATTATATCTTTTTAAGACGTTTCAGTACAAAAGATGACAAAAGTCGTCTAATAGCCGCACCCTACTTTTGTAATTATATAAAATCCGATTTCATCGGCGTTGAAAACAAGGTAAACTATATATATAGAAAGAATGGTCATTTAAATAGAGACGAAATGGTTGGCCTTTGTGCTTTACTCAATAGTGAACTATTTGACACGTATTTCCAGATTTTCAACGGAAATGTAAATGTAAGTGCAACCGAACTAAGAGAAATGAGGCTTCCTCCCCTTGATGACATTATACGAATCGGAAATAGAATAATACTTTCAAATGATTACTCTATGGCAAATGTAAATACTATTATCAACGAGATTT
- a CDS encoding transposase, which translates to MEKIRKKYTSEYKIFAVGLCEQYGSALRVAEELGISKNCLYHWRRSLGKEKLTLQKTSDPDKRRKEMSRLRKEVRNIETERDILKKVPSIFSRRDG; encoded by the coding sequence ATGGAAAAGATTAGGAAAAAATACACCTCCGAATATAAAATCTTCGCGGTCGGCCTATGCGAACAATATGGAAGCGCACTTCGCGTGGCCGAGGAACTGGGTATTAGCAAAAACTGCCTCTATCACTGGAGGAGGTCTCTTGGAAAAGAAAAACTTACATTACAAAAAACCTCCGACCCGGATAAGAGAAGAAAGGAAATGTCAAGATTACGAAAGGAGGTTAGGAATATAGAAACCGAACGCGATATTCTAAAAAAGGTGCCAAGCATCTTCTCCAGGAGAGACGGGTAA